Proteins from a genomic interval of Streptomyces sp. NBC_01445:
- a CDS encoding cytochrome P450: MTTHAQAPQIPVFDEDPYAREHLVDPHPLFARMREAGPAVWLARHGVHAFTRYEVCREILAGHALFLSGAGVGPRDLRREKAWRTPGILETDPPDHTVMRDAMADVVSPRSVRALRAGFEAFAEELADAVVARGHFDAVTDVAEVFPLRVFGDAVGIPRAGRSENLLAHGAMNFSAFGPDNELHRSCFAAGEATHAWVMRNCARESLSDDGLGARIWEHAEEGRLSDEQATLLVRAMLSAGLDTTVIAIGNLLRALAHDPGQWALLREDPANIRFAVDESFRHESPFQSFYRTAARDARPGGVPVPAGAKVLLFVGAANRDPRQWGPDADAFRVTRAASGHLAFGMGIHQCVGQPVSRLEMEVLLTALVRRIERLEPAGAETPFVHNTLRGWSSVPVRAVAG, translated from the coding sequence ATGACGACGCACGCCCAGGCCCCGCAGATCCCCGTATTCGACGAAGACCCCTACGCCCGCGAGCACTTGGTCGACCCGCATCCGCTGTTCGCGCGGATGCGGGAGGCAGGCCCCGCGGTGTGGCTCGCTCGCCACGGTGTCCACGCCTTCACGCGCTACGAGGTGTGCCGGGAGATCCTGGCCGGCCACGCGCTGTTCCTGTCCGGCGCCGGCGTCGGCCCCCGCGACCTGCGGCGCGAGAAGGCCTGGCGCACCCCCGGCATCCTGGAGACCGACCCGCCTGACCACACCGTGATGCGCGACGCGATGGCGGACGTCGTCTCGCCCCGTTCGGTACGGGCCCTGCGTGCCGGATTCGAGGCGTTCGCCGAGGAGTTGGCCGACGCGGTCGTCGCCCGTGGCCACTTCGACGCTGTCACCGATGTCGCCGAGGTCTTCCCCCTACGGGTCTTCGGAGACGCCGTCGGCATCCCCCGGGCCGGCCGCAGTGAGAACCTTCTGGCTCACGGCGCGATGAACTTCAGCGCGTTCGGCCCGGACAACGAACTCCACCGCAGCTGCTTCGCCGCCGGTGAGGCGACGCACGCGTGGGTGATGCGCAACTGTGCCCGCGAGTCCCTCTCCGACGACGGGCTCGGCGCCCGTATCTGGGAGCACGCCGAGGAGGGGCGCCTGAGCGACGAGCAGGCGACGCTTCTGGTGCGCGCGATGCTGTCGGCCGGTCTCGACACCACGGTGATTGCCATCGGGAACCTGCTGCGCGCCCTGGCCCACGACCCCGGGCAGTGGGCCCTGCTGCGCGAGGATCCGGCGAACATCCGGTTCGCCGTGGACGAGTCGTTCCGTCACGAGTCGCCCTTCCAGTCCTTCTACCGGACGGCCGCACGCGACGCCCGGCCGGGCGGGGTCCCGGTGCCGGCCGGGGCGAAGGTCCTGCTGTTCGTCGGCGCGGCCAACCGCGACCCGCGGCAATGGGGGCCTGACGCCGACGCGTTCCGGGTCACGCGGGCGGCGAGTGGTCATCTGGCGTTCGGGATGGGGATCCACCAGTGCGTGGGCCAGCCGGTCTCCCGGCTCGAGATGGAGGTCCTGCTCACCGCGCTGGTCCGCCGCATCGAACGCCTGGAACCCGCCGGTGCGGAGACCCCGTTCGTGCACAACACGCTGCGCGGCTGGTCCTCGGTCCCGGTGCGCGCGGTGGCCGGCTGA
- a CDS encoding DUF1731 domain-containing protein: MKIVIPGGTGQVGTILKRELAEAGHEVVVLTRRPVRDGEVRWDGETLGPWVEVVDGSDVVINLAGRSVNCRYTQANLRAMMDSRVRSAEVVGEAVAAAARPPRAWLQMSTATVYAHSFAAPNDETTGVLGGDEAGVPGYWGYSVEIAKAWERAQERADTPHTRKVALRAAMVMSPDRGGVFDVLLRLARLGLGGPVAGGGQYVSWIYDRDFARAVQFLIERDDLDGPVNLAAPEPLPQRDFMRALRAAWGVPVGLPATKWMAELGAFALRSDTELLLKSRRVVPGRLLDAGFSFDHAGWPDAAANLARRVRGGRDVTRAMADGMV, encoded by the coding sequence ATGAAGATCGTGATACCCGGCGGCACCGGGCAGGTAGGGACGATCCTGAAGCGTGAGCTGGCCGAAGCGGGACACGAAGTCGTCGTCCTCACGCGGCGGCCGGTGCGCGACGGCGAAGTCCGCTGGGACGGCGAGACCCTGGGCCCGTGGGTCGAGGTCGTCGACGGCAGTGACGTCGTGATCAACCTCGCCGGACGCAGCGTGAATTGCCGCTACACACAGGCCAACCTCCGGGCCATGATGGATTCGCGCGTGCGGTCCGCCGAGGTCGTCGGCGAGGCCGTCGCCGCCGCCGCGCGACCTCCGAGGGCGTGGCTGCAGATGAGTACGGCCACCGTCTACGCCCACAGCTTCGCCGCACCGAACGACGAGACGACCGGCGTACTCGGCGGTGACGAGGCCGGTGTCCCGGGCTACTGGGGTTACAGCGTCGAGATCGCGAAGGCGTGGGAACGGGCGCAGGAGCGGGCCGACACCCCGCACACCCGCAAGGTCGCCCTGCGCGCCGCGATGGTCATGAGCCCCGATCGCGGCGGCGTCTTCGACGTCCTCCTGCGCCTGGCCAGGCTCGGCCTCGGCGGTCCCGTCGCGGGCGGTGGCCAGTACGTGTCCTGGATCTACGACCGTGACTTCGCCCGAGCGGTCCAGTTCCTGATCGAACGCGACGACCTGGACGGGCCCGTGAACCTCGCCGCCCCCGAGCCGCTGCCGCAGCGTGACTTCATGCGTGCGCTACGCGCGGCATGGGGCGTTCCGGTGGGCCTTCCCGCGACGAAGTGGATGGCCGAACTCGGCGCGTTCGCGCTCCGCTCGGACACCGAACTCCTTCTGAAGAGCCGCCGCGTGGTCCCGGGCCGGCTACTCGACGCGGGCTTCTCCTTCGACCACGCCGGGTGGCCCGACGCCGCCGCCAACCTCGCGCGACGGGTACGCGGTGGGCGTGACGTCACGCGGGCCATGGCGGACGGGATGGTGTGA
- a CDS encoding winged helix-turn-helix domain-containing protein, with amino-acid sequence MAPPITDSRVLAAMAHPVRRRLLDLLKLDGPSTASALSQATGEAVGNVSHHLKALAAAGLIEEAPELARDRRERWWRRTTPKLLWSSVDFADDAAGEAVAQAAESLNLERQINQVRRWADQPQSEQQRWPLGPFVAEVWLRMTDAELAQFKDEIVEVMDRWADRELPDDGQEREAVFTFTRAVPGHP; translated from the coding sequence ATGGCCCCTCCGATCACCGATTCCCGGGTGCTGGCCGCGATGGCCCACCCGGTCCGTCGCCGCCTGCTCGACCTGCTCAAGCTCGACGGCCCTTCCACCGCCAGCGCACTGTCGCAGGCGACGGGCGAAGCGGTCGGCAATGTGAGTCACCACCTGAAGGCGCTGGCTGCCGCGGGGCTGATCGAGGAGGCCCCCGAACTCGCCCGCGACCGCCGAGAACGGTGGTGGCGGCGCACCACGCCGAAGCTCCTGTGGTCCTCCGTCGACTTCGCCGACGACGCGGCGGGGGAGGCCGTCGCGCAGGCCGCCGAGTCCCTCAACCTCGAGCGGCAGATCAACCAGGTGCGCCGCTGGGCCGATCAGCCCCAGTCCGAACAGCAGCGCTGGCCGCTCGGCCCCTTCGTCGCCGAGGTGTGGCTGCGGATGACCGATGCCGAACTCGCCCAGTTCAAGGACGAGATCGTGGAAGTCATGGACAGGTGGGCCGACCGGGAACTCCCCGACGACGGCCAGGAACGGG
- a CDS encoding IclR family transcriptional regulator: MGETSSFERGLTVLRDLTVTGETTVAATAARVGLPVSTTYRYFRILREQGYTEEDDGVYRAGPALAGLWGTSSVQAHLIETGTAVLRRIVERVGETAVLIIRVGAQALCLRRVEPDKALKYTFGINELLPLYAGAGQRVLLAWAPAGVVRQVLDGPLGRYTDATLTREQLGAVLPAVRRNGWAVSRGELHPGSLSVAVPVFHHGEAVCSLDVAGPAARCDTREWITSARETLLTSAAELGDSLHTWAPVAPTAPAPAPALDPESSARRLDEVTRDS; the protein is encoded by the coding sequence ATGGGGGAGACCTCGTCGTTCGAGCGCGGGCTCACCGTGCTCCGCGACCTCACGGTCACCGGCGAGACCACCGTCGCCGCGACCGCCGCACGCGTAGGCCTTCCGGTGAGCACCACCTACCGGTACTTCCGGATCCTCAGGGAGCAGGGCTACACCGAGGAGGACGACGGCGTGTACCGGGCGGGACCCGCCCTGGCCGGGCTGTGGGGCACCAGTTCCGTGCAGGCCCACCTCATCGAGACCGGCACCGCCGTTCTGCGCCGGATCGTCGAGCGCGTGGGGGAGACGGCCGTGCTGATCATCCGGGTCGGCGCCCAGGCGCTGTGCCTGCGGCGCGTCGAGCCGGACAAAGCACTCAAATATACCTTCGGAATCAACGAATTGCTGCCGCTGTATGCCGGTGCGGGACAGCGCGTGCTGCTGGCCTGGGCGCCCGCGGGCGTCGTCCGCCAGGTGCTCGACGGCCCCCTCGGCCGGTACACGGACGCGACCTTGACCCGCGAGCAGCTCGGCGCGGTACTGCCGGCCGTACGCCGTAACGGTTGGGCCGTCTCCCGCGGCGAACTCCACCCCGGCTCGCTCTCCGTGGCCGTGCCGGTCTTCCACCACGGCGAGGCCGTCTGCTCCCTCGACGTGGCGGGCCCGGCCGCGCGCTGCGACACCCGTGAATGGATCACCTCCGCCCGCGAAACGCTGCTGACGTCGGCCGCCGAACTCGGCGACTCGCTGCACACATGGGCACCCGTGGCCCCGACCGCACCAGCACCCGCACCCGCACTCGACCCCGAATCATCCGCCAGACGACTCGACGAGGTAACCCGTGACAGCTGA
- a CDS encoding cytochrome P450 family protein, translating into MGPQPVAIDPAGADVRAEAARLRASGPATLVQLPDGPEAWAITSHSLLKDLLTDPRVSKDPNLHWPAWQRGEYHESWLATWVGVNNMFTAYGSDHRRLRKLIAPAFTARRTDAMLPSVERITAALLDELATAPRGSVVDLREAFTHRLPMQVICELFGIPEGDTRAELARLSEIIMTSVDPQEAGAAFVEIQALLKGLAALKREEPASDLTSVLVAARDEEGQRMTEQELIDTLLLVLVAGHETTVNLIGNAVHALLTHPEQLELVRAGKLSWNDVIEETLRWAPSVVNLPLRFAVEDIEIPDGPTIRKGDPILASFAATGRDPRQHGDTADRYDAGRPSAEHLSFGHGVHRCLGAPLARMEAAIALPALFDRFPDLEFALPAESLEPAGGFIVGGLKAIPMRLTKD; encoded by the coding sequence ATGGGACCGCAACCCGTCGCAATCGACCCGGCCGGTGCCGACGTCCGCGCCGAGGCCGCGCGGCTGCGCGCCTCGGGCCCGGCGACGCTCGTCCAGCTCCCCGACGGCCCCGAGGCATGGGCCATCACCAGCCACAGCCTGCTCAAGGACCTGCTGACCGACCCACGCGTGTCCAAGGACCCCAACCTGCACTGGCCCGCGTGGCAGCGCGGCGAGTACCACGAGTCCTGGCTGGCCACCTGGGTCGGCGTGAACAACATGTTCACCGCGTACGGGAGCGACCACCGACGGCTGCGCAAGCTCATCGCACCGGCGTTCACGGCCCGCCGCACCGACGCCATGCTGCCCTCGGTCGAGCGCATCACCGCCGCGCTCCTGGACGAACTCGCCACGGCGCCCCGGGGATCCGTGGTCGACCTCCGCGAGGCCTTCACGCACCGGCTCCCGATGCAGGTCATCTGTGAGCTGTTCGGTATCCCCGAGGGCGACACCCGCGCCGAACTGGCCCGGCTCTCCGAGATCATCATGACCTCCGTCGACCCGCAGGAGGCGGGCGCCGCGTTCGTCGAAATCCAGGCGCTGCTGAAGGGCCTGGCCGCGCTGAAGCGAGAGGAACCCGCGTCGGACCTGACCAGTGTGCTGGTCGCCGCGCGGGACGAGGAGGGCCAACGAATGACCGAGCAGGAGCTGATAGACACGCTCCTGCTCGTCCTTGTCGCCGGCCACGAGACCACGGTCAACCTCATAGGCAACGCCGTTCACGCCCTGCTCACGCACCCGGAGCAGCTCGAACTGGTCCGTGCGGGCAAGCTCTCCTGGAACGACGTGATCGAGGAGACCCTCCGCTGGGCCCCCAGCGTCGTCAACCTCCCGCTCCGGTTCGCCGTCGAGGACATCGAGATCCCGGACGGGCCCACCATCCGCAAGGGCGATCCGATTCTGGCGTCGTTCGCGGCCACCGGGCGCGATCCGCGGCAGCACGGGGACACCGCCGACCGGTACGACGCCGGCCGCCCGAGCGCCGAACACCTCAGCTTCGGCCACGGAGTCCACCGCTGCCTGGGCGCACCCCTGGCCCGTATGGAAGCCGCGATCGCCCTCCCGGCTCTCTTCGACCGCTTCCCCGACCTGGAATTCGCCCTGCCCGCCGAGTCGTTGGAACCGGCCGGCGGTTTCATCGTCGGAGGCCTGAAGGCGATTCCCATGAGGCTCACGAAGGACTGA
- a CDS encoding saccharopine dehydrogenase family protein, whose amino-acid sequence MSNTLSGPAAHRTAGSLDGQPVVVFGAYGHTGRFVVAELRRRGATPVLVGRDAGKLDAVRDLAPGAPVRQALADDAASLDRALEGAAAVINAAGPFLDTARPLVDAALRAGIPYLDVGAEQAVTAALFDTYRDRAREAGIAVVPSLAFYGGLGDLLATAALGDWPDADEITLAYGLDSWHPTQGTRRTGESNAGRHLTYTAGKLSPFSYAQEASPWTFPEPLGKQDTVVFATADQVTLPRHVRTPEVRAVMNLAPLRDIRAEDTPEPVPADADGRSAQSFLVEAVVTRGHETRRAMAGGRDIYAVTAPLVVEALARILQGDRVVTGVVAVGEAFDAENFLHALTPEHLTRLELPNEQS is encoded by the coding sequence ATGAGCAACACCCTCTCGGGACCCGCCGCGCACCGCACCGCCGGGTCGCTCGACGGGCAGCCGGTCGTCGTCTTCGGCGCCTACGGACACACCGGCCGCTTCGTCGTGGCGGAGCTGCGGAGGCGGGGAGCGACGCCGGTGCTCGTCGGACGGGACGCGGGCAAGCTCGACGCGGTGCGCGACCTCGCTCCCGGCGCGCCCGTACGTCAGGCGCTCGCCGACGACGCGGCCTCCCTCGACCGGGCACTCGAAGGGGCGGCGGCGGTCATCAACGCCGCCGGACCGTTCCTCGACACGGCCCGCCCCCTGGTGGACGCGGCGCTCCGCGCGGGTATCCCCTACCTGGACGTCGGGGCCGAACAGGCCGTCACCGCCGCCCTGTTCGACACCTACCGCGACCGCGCCAGGGAGGCCGGCATCGCTGTCGTTCCGTCCCTGGCGTTCTACGGCGGGCTGGGTGACCTCCTCGCCACCGCCGCTCTCGGCGACTGGCCGGACGCGGACGAGATCACACTCGCGTACGGCCTCGACAGCTGGCACCCGACGCAGGGCACCCGCCGCACCGGCGAGAGCAACGCCGGGCGCCACCTCACCTACACCGCAGGCAAGTTGAGCCCCTTCTCGTATGCGCAGGAAGCCTCCCCGTGGACCTTCCCGGAGCCGCTCGGCAAGCAGGACACCGTCGTGTTCGCGACGGCCGACCAGGTCACGCTGCCGCGCCACGTGCGCACCCCCGAGGTGCGCGCGGTGATGAACCTCGCGCCGCTGCGCGACATCCGCGCGGAGGACACCCCTGAGCCCGTACCCGCCGACGCCGACGGCCGCTCCGCGCAGTCCTTCCTCGTGGAGGCCGTGGTGACTCGCGGTCACGAGACGCGCCGCGCGATGGCGGGAGGCCGTGACATCTATGCCGTCACGGCGCCGCTCGTCGTCGAGGCCCTCGCGCGCATCCTCCAAGGTGACCGCGTGGTGACCGGCGTGGTCGCGGTCGGCGAAGCGTTCGACGCCGAGAACTTTCTGCACGCACTCACGCCCGAGCACCTGACGCGCCTCGAGCTGCCGAACGAGCAGAGCTGA
- a CDS encoding HAL/PAL/TAL family ammonia-lyase yields MTAELPLPEPLVREGSPASTAVDPLVLDGSRVTLRDLVDVARHGRPVRVTAEALKNTRPSAEWLGGVLDAMERGEPVEPVYSVNTGFGSLAGREAFTDPRDAAELSRSLVISNASGVGTNVDAEVVRATMLIRIVSLLQGHSAVGAAVIETLVDMLNRHVLPAVPEYGSLGASGDLIPLAHIALVLCRPADGEDDERDSGEAVLDGRVVSGQEAMAAAGVPRIPLGAKDGLALLNGTSFSCAQTALALHDAANLLEHAHITAAMSTEALNGFGDAFIADLHQARGQAGQIAVAARMRELLAGSAFVDGDRDHDPGRQPPQDAYSLRCVPQVHGAVLDTLGFVTGIIENEINAATDNPLIFPALPATRRLKAVSGGNFHAEYVAFAADFVSIVVTEVGSIAERRLFRLDDGTLNRGLPDMLVASRTTGLDCGYMLPQYLAAALVSDCKTLAHPDSVDSIPTSANQEDHVSMANNAGRHARTVVRNIENVIGIELLMAAQALDLRLAAAGADSSALSPATRTAWETVRAARSADGRPVDRTDRDVVLYPRVRRAVELVHDGDVLTAVNASLAQEGPAAEGTALEGTA; encoded by the coding sequence GTGACAGCTGAACTGCCGCTCCCCGAACCGCTCGTGCGCGAGGGCTCTCCCGCCAGTACCGCAGTGGACCCCCTCGTACTCGACGGCAGCCGCGTAACGCTGCGCGATCTGGTCGACGTGGCCCGGCACGGCCGACCCGTCCGCGTCACCGCCGAAGCCCTGAAGAACACCCGGCCGTCCGCCGAATGGCTCGGCGGCGTACTCGACGCGATGGAGCGCGGTGAGCCGGTCGAGCCCGTCTACAGCGTCAACACCGGCTTCGGATCCCTCGCGGGGCGTGAGGCGTTCACCGACCCGCGCGACGCCGCCGAACTGTCACGCAGCCTGGTGATCTCGAACGCCTCCGGAGTCGGTACGAACGTCGACGCCGAAGTCGTCCGTGCCACCATGCTGATCCGGATCGTCAGCCTCCTCCAGGGCCACTCGGCCGTCGGCGCGGCCGTCATCGAGACGCTCGTCGACATGCTCAACCGCCATGTCCTGCCCGCCGTTCCGGAGTACGGCTCGCTCGGCGCGTCCGGCGATCTGATCCCCTTGGCCCACATCGCCCTGGTGCTGTGCCGGCCGGCCGACGGTGAGGACGACGAGCGTGACTCCGGAGAGGCCGTACTCGACGGGCGCGTGGTCAGCGGACAGGAGGCGATGGCCGCCGCCGGTGTCCCGCGCATCCCGCTCGGCGCCAAGGACGGTCTCGCCCTGCTGAACGGCACCTCGTTCTCCTGCGCCCAGACGGCGCTCGCCCTCCACGACGCCGCCAATCTGCTGGAACACGCGCACATCACCGCCGCCATGTCGACCGAGGCGCTCAACGGGTTCGGGGACGCCTTCATCGCCGACCTCCATCAGGCGCGCGGCCAGGCCGGCCAGATCGCCGTCGCCGCCCGCATGCGTGAACTGCTCGCGGGCAGCGCCTTCGTGGACGGAGACCGCGACCACGACCCCGGTCGCCAGCCTCCGCAGGACGCGTACTCGCTGCGCTGCGTGCCCCAGGTTCACGGAGCCGTCCTCGACACGCTCGGCTTCGTCACCGGCATCATCGAGAACGAGATCAACGCCGCCACCGACAACCCGCTGATCTTCCCGGCACTCCCTGCGACCCGCAGGCTCAAGGCGGTCTCCGGCGGCAACTTCCACGCCGAATACGTCGCCTTCGCGGCCGACTTCGTGTCGATCGTGGTGACCGAGGTCGGCAGCATCGCCGAACGCCGCCTCTTCCGCCTCGACGACGGCACCCTCAACCGCGGCCTGCCCGACATGCTCGTGGCCAGCCGGACCACAGGCCTGGACTGCGGATACATGCTCCCGCAGTACCTCGCCGCCGCACTCGTCTCCGACTGCAAGACCCTCGCGCACCCCGACAGCGTGGACTCCATCCCGACCAGCGCCAACCAGGAGGACCACGTCAGCATGGCCAACAACGCCGGTCGTCATGCCCGTACCGTCGTGCGCAACATCGAGAACGTCATCGGCATCGAACTGCTCATGGCCGCCCAGGCGCTCGACCTGCGGCTCGCGGCGGCCGGCGCCGACTCCTCCGCCCTCAGCCCCGCGACCCGGACCGCCTGGGAGACCGTACGCGCGGCCAGGTCAGCCGACGGCCGGCCCGTGGACCGCACCGACCGCGACGTCGTGCTGTACCCGCGGGTGCGCCGGGCCGTCGAGCTGGTGCACGACGGCGACGTACTGACGGCGGTCAACGCAAGTCTGGCGCAGGAGGGTCCGGCAGCGGAGGGAACTGCACTGGAGGGGACGGCATGA
- a CDS encoding helix-turn-helix domain-containing protein encodes MALPEGTMLFEAAGALEVFGSDHSDLAAPWYSFTTCGPAGSRVGDWLRADTTHGLEAVANAQTVIVPAWRDVEQEPPQELLDALRTAHAAGARIASLCTGAFVLAAAGLLDGRRATTHWAHAERLAARYPGVGVDAEVLFTDEGSVLTSAGKAAGMDLCLHIVRTDHGATVANALARHLVTPPHRDGGQAQFIPAPVTHGRDHPLADLLPWVLARIDQPLTVEDMARQAGMSSRNLVRHFHAVTGTAPLRWLLSQRVREAQELLESSDDTVERIAARTGMGTAATLRRHFTRVTGLPPEAYRRMFGGR; translated from the coding sequence ATGGCGCTTCCCGAAGGCACGATGCTTTTCGAGGCCGCGGGCGCGCTCGAAGTCTTCGGCTCCGACCATTCCGACCTGGCCGCGCCTTGGTACTCGTTCACCACCTGCGGACCCGCCGGGTCCCGCGTCGGCGACTGGCTCCGGGCCGACACCACCCACGGACTCGAGGCCGTCGCCAATGCGCAGACGGTGATCGTCCCGGCGTGGCGCGACGTCGAGCAGGAGCCTCCGCAGGAACTGCTCGACGCCCTCCGCACCGCCCACGCGGCAGGCGCCCGGATCGCCTCGCTGTGCACCGGCGCCTTCGTCCTGGCCGCGGCCGGCCTCCTCGACGGCCGCCGCGCCACCACTCACTGGGCGCACGCGGAAAGGCTCGCGGCGCGGTACCCGGGCGTCGGGGTCGACGCCGAGGTGCTGTTCACCGACGAGGGCAGCGTCCTCACGTCCGCCGGTAAGGCGGCCGGGATGGACCTGTGCCTCCATATCGTGCGCACGGACCACGGGGCGACGGTCGCCAACGCCCTGGCGCGGCACCTCGTGACGCCGCCCCATCGGGACGGCGGCCAGGCGCAGTTCATTCCGGCGCCGGTGACGCACGGGCGCGACCATCCGCTCGCCGATCTGCTCCCCTGGGTGCTGGCCCGGATCGACCAGCCGCTCACCGTCGAGGACATGGCCCGTCAGGCGGGCATGAGCAGCCGCAACCTGGTGCGGCACTTCCATGCCGTCACGGGGACGGCACCCCTGAGGTGGCTGCTGAGCCAGCGCGTGCGGGAGGCGCAGGAGCTGCTGGAGTCGAGCGACGACACCGTCGAGCGGATCGCGGCACGGACGGGCATGGGGACCGCCGCTACGCTCCGGCGACACTTCACCCGCGTCACGGGCCTGCCGCCAGAGGCCTACCGGAGGATGTTCGGCGGCCGGTGA
- a CDS encoding PDR/VanB family oxidoreductase, with product MTRDFFDVRVIGVCAVADRVISLSLARDDEGDLPPWEPGAHIEVATDDGTIRHYSLCSDPADPWSWRIAVLREKNGRGGSERLHAIARPGLRLAVRGPHHTFPYGPGRRRTLFVAGGIGITPILPMLAAAERAGADWRLAYLGAAESSMAFLPELLPYGDRLDVLPAARTGPVDLDALVARLTDGGPADLIACGPPRLLDALERFTAGRPNLTLTSERFTPRTPAAASTPVDRAGFEVETRDGRLVTVAPDESILDALDRAGVRTLSSCRQGTCGTCETPVLAGTPEHHDDLLTDQEHAENRTMLLCVSRSAGPRLTLDV from the coding sequence ATGACGCGGGATTTCTTCGATGTGCGCGTTATCGGTGTCTGTGCCGTGGCCGACCGGGTCATCTCCCTGAGCCTCGCGCGTGACGACGAGGGAGACCTGCCTCCCTGGGAGCCCGGCGCACACATAGAAGTGGCCACGGACGACGGCACGATCCGGCACTACTCACTGTGCTCCGACCCGGCCGACCCCTGGTCGTGGCGGATCGCCGTCCTGCGCGAGAAGAACGGAAGGGGCGGCTCCGAGCGCCTGCACGCCATCGCCCGCCCCGGGCTGCGCCTGGCGGTACGCGGCCCGCACCACACCTTCCCCTACGGGCCGGGCCGACGGCGGACCCTCTTCGTGGCGGGCGGCATCGGCATCACACCCATCCTGCCGATGCTGGCCGCCGCCGAACGCGCGGGCGCCGACTGGCGGCTCGCCTACCTCGGTGCCGCCGAGTCGTCGATGGCCTTCCTGCCCGAACTCCTCCCCTACGGGGACCGGCTGGACGTCCTGCCCGCCGCCCGCACCGGACCGGTCGACCTCGACGCTCTCGTTGCCCGGCTCACCGACGGCGGGCCCGCAGACCTGATCGCCTGCGGCCCGCCACGCCTCCTCGACGCCCTGGAGCGCTTCACCGCCGGGCGGCCGAACCTGACGCTGACGAGTGAGCGCTTCACCCCGCGAACGCCGGCCGCGGCCTCAACTCCCGTAGACAGAGCGGGATTCGAGGTCGAGACACGTGACGGCCGCCTCGTCACGGTCGCTCCGGACGAGTCCATCCTCGACGCCCTCGACCGCGCCGGTGTACGCACCCTGAGCAGCTGCCGCCAGGGAACCTGCGGCACCTGTGAGACGCCGGTCCTGGCCGGTACGCCCGAACACCACGACGACCTGCTCACCGACCAGGAACACGCCGAGAACCGGACGATGCTGCTGTGCGTGTCGCGGAGCGCCGGACCGAGGCTCACGCTCGACGTGTGA
- a CDS encoding SDR family oxidoreductase: MTTTLITGANKGLGFETARRLIAAGHTVYVGSRDAERGRRAAEQLGARRVQLDVTDDASVHAAAKTIEADGGLDVLINNAGIEGRTPDGGVIGAADVTADEMRSTFETNVFGVVRVTHAFLPLLLKSNAPVVVNLSSGLASLTRVTDAGTPTHAYPGVAYPASKAAVNMITVQYAKAFPGMRINAVEPGYTATDLNAHTGIQTVEEGAEIIVRMAQLGPDGPTGTYVAAEGPLPW, translated from the coding sequence ATGACGACAACACTCATCACCGGAGCGAACAAGGGTCTCGGCTTCGAAACCGCGCGTCGACTCATCGCCGCAGGCCACACCGTCTACGTGGGCAGCCGCGACGCCGAGCGCGGGCGCCGCGCCGCCGAGCAGCTCGGCGCACGCCGGGTCCAGCTCGACGTCACGGACGACGCGTCCGTACACGCCGCCGCGAAGACGATCGAGGCCGACGGCGGCCTGGACGTGCTGATCAACAACGCCGGCATCGAGGGCCGGACCCCGGACGGCGGCGTGATCGGCGCCGCGGACGTGACCGCCGACGAGATGCGGTCGACCTTCGAGACGAACGTCTTCGGCGTCGTACGTGTCACCCACGCGTTCCTGCCCCTGCTGCTGAAGTCGAACGCGCCGGTCGTGGTCAACCTGAGCAGCGGCCTGGCCTCACTGACGCGGGTCACCGACGCGGGGACGCCGACCCACGCGTATCCCGGAGTCGCCTACCCGGCGTCGAAGGCCGCGGTCAACATGATCACCGTGCAGTACGCGAAGGCGTTCCCCGGCATGCGGATCAACGCGGTCGAGCCCGGCTACACCGCGACGGACCTGAACGCCCACACCGGCATCCAGACCGTCGAGGAGGGCGCCGAGATCATCGTGCGCATGGCCCAGTTGGGCCCCGACGGCCCGACCGGCACGTACGTCGCCGCGGAGGGCCCTCTCCCCTGGTGA